The following are encoded in a window of Peromyscus leucopus breed LL Stock chromosome X, UCI_PerLeu_2.1, whole genome shotgun sequence genomic DNA:
- the Tmem47 gene encoding transmembrane protein 47: MASAGSGMEEVRVSVLTPLKLVGLVCIFLALCLDLGAVLSPAWVTADHQYYLSLWESCRKPANLDIWHCESTLGSDWQIATLALLLGGAAIILIAFLVGLISICVGSRRRFYRPVAVMLFAAVVLQVCSLVLYPIKFIETVSLKIYHEFNWGYGLAWGATIFSFGGAILYCLNPKNYEDYY; this comes from the exons ATGGCTTCAGCGGGCAGCGGCATGGAAGAGGTGCGCGTGTCGGTGCTGACCCCGCTCAAGCTGGTCGGGCTCGTGTGCATCTTTCTGGCACTGTGTCTGGATCTGGGAGCCGTGCTGAGCCCGGCCTGGGTCACCGCGGACCACCAGTACTACCTGTCCCTATGGGAGTCGTGTCGGAAGCCCGCCAACCTGGACATCTGGCACTGCGAGTCTACACTCGGCAGCG ATTGGCAGATTGCTACTCTGGCTTTACTCCTGGGCGGTGCTGCCATCATTCTCATTGCGTTCCTGGTGGGTTTGATTTCAATCTGCGTGGGATCTCGAAGGCGCTTCTACAGACCTGTTGCTGTCATGCTTTTTGCAGCAG ttgttctgCAGGTCTGCAGCCTGGTCCTTTACCCAATCAAGTTCATTGAAACTGTGAGCTTGAAAATTTACCACGAGTTCAATTGGGGTTATGGCCTGGCTTGGGGTGCAACTATATTTTCATTTGGGGGTGCCATCCTTTATTGCCTGAACCCTAAGAACTATGAAGACTACTACTAA